In Neorhizobium sp. NCHU2750, a single genomic region encodes these proteins:
- a CDS encoding siderophore-interacting protein has protein sequence MNAASFPHRDFILNGTAIPADAEEMLAEICEHFIDHAEVLRDGDHVTLSSEIGEAYISKVCEQLDIRLACPTSDMLSMTRAIIAEHLFMFAGDDPLTLEWADQPKPARLANLSEITVVAAENITPRMRRITVSCADAARFDTVDGLHVRLLMPPKGRAPIWPVTLADGRIGWPQGEDAISVRYYTIRSIDLERCEMAIDFVLHEDCGKEMPGAEFGLTAQPGDRAGLLGPGAGGMPAAKSLILAGDETALPAIGRMIELATPDMEVHAILEVADKAEEQAFACRAGKFTVEWLHRNGVEAGTAGLLEPAITARLDTLGADTAIWAACEKTEAQAIRARLKAHGLDRTRMSAITYWRRGYTD, from the coding sequence ATGAACGCTGCCAGTTTTCCGCACCGGGATTTCATCCTCAACGGCACGGCCATTCCGGCGGATGCCGAAGAGATGCTGGCGGAGATCTGCGAGCATTTCATCGACCATGCCGAAGTCCTTCGCGACGGCGACCACGTGACCCTGTCGAGCGAGATCGGCGAAGCCTATATTTCCAAGGTCTGCGAACAGCTCGATATCCGCCTTGCCTGCCCGACCTCCGACATGCTGTCGATGACGCGGGCGATCATTGCCGAACATCTCTTCATGTTTGCCGGCGACGATCCGCTGACGCTCGAATGGGCCGACCAGCCGAAGCCGGCACGGCTTGCGAACCTCAGCGAAATCACCGTCGTTGCCGCCGAGAATATTACGCCGCGGATGCGCCGGATCACCGTATCCTGCGCCGACGCCGCTCGTTTCGACACAGTGGACGGGTTGCATGTGCGCCTGCTGATGCCGCCCAAGGGCCGCGCGCCGATCTGGCCGGTGACGCTTGCCGACGGCCGCATCGGCTGGCCTCAAGGCGAGGACGCAATTTCGGTGCGCTATTACACGATCCGCAGCATCGACCTCGAACGCTGCGAGATGGCGATCGATTTCGTGCTGCATGAGGATTGCGGGAAAGAGATGCCGGGTGCCGAATTCGGGCTTACCGCGCAGCCGGGCGACCGTGCCGGTCTGCTCGGGCCGGGTGCCGGCGGCATGCCCGCGGCGAAGAGCCTGATCCTTGCCGGCGACGAGACGGCGCTGCCGGCGATCGGCCGGATGATCGAGCTTGCCACTCCTGACATGGAGGTCCACGCGATCCTCGAAGTAGCCGACAAGGCGGAAGAACAGGCGTTTGCCTGCCGTGCCGGAAAATTCACGGTGGAATGGCTGCATCGCAACGGCGTCGAGGCCGGCACGGCCGGACTGCTGGAACCGGCGATCACTGCCCGGCTCGACACGCTCGGGGCAGACACGGCCATCTGGGCGGCCTGCGAAAAGACAGAGGCGCAGGCGATCCGGGCGCGGCTCAAGGCGCATGGACTGGACCGGACACGAATGAGCGCCATTACGTATTGGCGGCGGGGCTATACGGATTGA
- a CDS encoding DUF2339 domain-containing protein, protein MSARVDGLERQLGEVMQKIADGAVMSAGSDRVQAEATRSEHVVTEDAAEPALQAETAEEAERETEEAENEALAAPDAPQAAEDLPVAARARPSRDNLESYLGARWPVWVGGVALAFGGIFLVRYSIEAGLLGPAARLTLAALFGLLLMAGGEVVRRRALPRISELYANAMIPGALTAAGAVTLLGTVFAAYAFYDFIGPATAFVLMALVSLLTVALSLLHGQALAGLGLLGSLLTPLLVSSDDPNVNALFLFLSVTWLAVNAASRIRGWTVVPTLANLGTGAWILAYATIGTDFDPLPPALTMLVMIGGTIFLWPGQRYLSDAASGWKALLRRPPLTISLSLSIIVALGALITIAGGAAANSGSGIDPQFAFAAVIAPLAALGASRTYAVWPALIAAAGAVLGTLITAVSLLDYIAPDAFGGAPVALPTSGNEIAVTLGLGAIFTLLGVFFLKRFRRLESEFSMLWAFLMGAMPVGLGFISFLNFGNFFRDWTHGLFGLGIAVAMLAVAEWLFRGDRERQEDGFDWPANIAVAGSFAGLMLSLHALTNGIVTTILVSVAGFAYLLATRLRSWPALPWMMAAAVIVVFGRIAWQPTLIGPNSLGTTPFFNALLPGYGIPTLLAIVSAWLLRHSPDFRIRNIMQALASLSALITLAVLIHHAMNGGRLSSDIPTLGEQSLYTLITIGFSGILMTLDLKSPSPVFRFGSMIAGVVATANVLSLHVFALNPFFSGENTGPWPFVNLLLLGYLLPALAYALTAHLARERRPLPYVAMLAISGAVLGFLWATLSVRRFWQGENIADWKGFLAGETYTYSVVWLIIGVALLALGSKLNAKSLRLASAGLVLIAVLKVFLIDMANLEGILRALSFIGLGAVLIGIGLFYQRILVKKGGEPDTRDSPDATA, encoded by the coding sequence ATGTCCGCGCGTGTCGACGGGCTGGAACGGCAGCTTGGCGAGGTGATGCAGAAGATCGCCGATGGTGCCGTCATGTCCGCCGGATCGGACCGGGTTCAGGCCGAGGCCACACGATCCGAACACGTGGTGACGGAGGATGCTGCCGAGCCCGCATTGCAGGCGGAGACGGCGGAGGAAGCCGAACGGGAAACGGAAGAGGCGGAGAACGAAGCCCTTGCCGCCCCAGACGCCCCGCAGGCTGCCGAGGATCTTCCGGTCGCGGCAAGGGCGCGCCCATCGCGGGACAATCTGGAAAGCTATCTCGGGGCGCGCTGGCCGGTCTGGGTCGGCGGCGTGGCGCTGGCCTTCGGCGGCATATTCCTGGTGCGCTATTCGATCGAGGCCGGGCTGCTCGGTCCGGCGGCGCGGCTGACGCTTGCCGCTCTCTTCGGTCTGCTGCTGATGGCGGGCGGTGAAGTCGTGCGGCGCAGGGCGTTGCCGCGGATTTCCGAACTCTATGCCAATGCGATGATCCCCGGCGCACTGACGGCGGCAGGTGCCGTGACGCTGCTCGGCACGGTGTTTGCGGCCTATGCCTTCTACGATTTCATCGGGCCAGCAACCGCCTTCGTGCTGATGGCACTCGTCTCGCTTTTGACCGTGGCGCTGTCCTTGCTGCATGGGCAGGCGCTGGCAGGGCTTGGCCTGCTCGGCTCGCTTTTGACGCCGCTTCTGGTGTCGAGCGACGATCCGAACGTCAATGCGCTGTTCCTCTTCCTTTCCGTCACCTGGCTTGCCGTCAATGCCGCCTCGCGCATCCGCGGCTGGACGGTGGTTCCAACGCTCGCCAATCTCGGCACCGGCGCCTGGATCCTCGCCTATGCAACGATCGGAACCGATTTCGATCCTCTGCCGCCAGCGCTCACCATGCTGGTGATGATCGGCGGGACGATCTTCCTGTGGCCGGGCCAGCGCTATCTGTCCGATGCCGCATCCGGCTGGAAAGCCCTGCTGCGCCGCCCACCGCTCACGATCAGCCTGTCGCTGTCGATCATCGTTGCGCTCGGGGCCTTGATCACCATCGCGGGTGGGGCAGCGGCCAATTCCGGTTCCGGCATAGATCCGCAATTTGCCTTCGCGGCGGTCATTGCGCCGCTTGCCGCGCTCGGCGCGTCCCGGACCTATGCCGTGTGGCCGGCGCTGATCGCTGCCGCGGGTGCGGTGCTCGGCACGCTGATCACCGCCGTCTCGCTGCTCGATTATATCGCGCCGGATGCATTTGGCGGGGCGCCGGTGGCCTTGCCGACATCCGGCAACGAGATCGCCGTGACGCTTGGGCTCGGCGCCATCTTCACCCTTCTCGGCGTCTTCTTCCTCAAGCGGTTCCGCCGCCTGGAGAGCGAATTCTCGATGCTCTGGGCATTTCTGATGGGCGCCATGCCGGTCGGGCTCGGGTTCATCTCCTTCCTCAACTTCGGCAATTTCTTCCGCGACTGGACCCATGGGCTCTTCGGGCTCGGCATCGCCGTCGCCATGCTGGCGGTGGCCGAATGGCTGTTCCGTGGTGACAGGGAGAGGCAAGAGGACGGGTTCGACTGGCCGGCGAATATCGCGGTAGCGGGGTCGTTCGCAGGCCTGATGCTTTCGCTGCATGCGCTGACCAACGGCATCGTCACGACGATCCTCGTGTCGGTCGCAGGCTTTGCCTATCTGCTTGCGACGCGGCTGCGCAGCTGGCCGGCGCTGCCCTGGATGATGGCGGCTGCGGTGATCGTCGTCTTCGGTCGGATCGCCTGGCAGCCGACGCTGATCGGGCCGAACAGTCTCGGCACGACGCCGTTTTTCAATGCGCTCCTGCCCGGCTACGGCATTCCGACGCTGCTTGCCATCGTCTCGGCATGGCTGCTCAGACATTCGCCGGATTTCCGCATCCGCAACATCATGCAGGCGCTCGCCTCGCTGTCGGCGCTGATCACCCTAGCGGTTCTCATTCACCACGCGATGAATGGCGGGCGGCTTTCGAGCGATATCCCGACGCTCGGCGAACAGTCGCTCTATACGCTGATCACCATCGGCTTCTCGGGCATATTGATGACGCTCGATCTCAAATCCCCCTCGCCTGTATTCCGCTTCGGCTCGATGATCGCCGGCGTGGTGGCAACCGCAAACGTGCTGTCGCTGCATGTGTTTGCGCTGAACCCGTTCTTCTCGGGCGAAAACACCGGACCGTGGCCGTTCGTCAACCTGCTGCTGCTCGGCTATCTCCTGCCGGCGCTGGCTTACGCGCTCACCGCCCATCTGGCGCGCGAGCGGCGGCCCCTGCCCTATGTGGCGATGCTGGCGATATCGGGCGCCGTGCTCGGCTTTCTCTGGGCGACGCTGTCGGTCCGGCGCTTCTGGCAGGGCGAGAACATTGCCGACTGGAAGGGTTTTCTCGCAGGCGAGACCTATACCTATTCGGTCGTCTGGCTCATCATCGGCGTGGCGCTTCTGGCGCTCGGCTCGAAGCTCAATGCCAAGAGCCTCAGGCTTGCCTCGGCGGGGCTGGTGCTGATTGCGGTCCTGAAAGTGTTCCTCATCGACATGGCGAACCTCGAAGGCATATTGCGGGCGCTGTCGTTCATCGGGCTCGGCGCAGTGCTGATCGGCATCGGGCTTTTCTATCAGCGGATATTGGTGAAGAAGGGGGGCGAACCCGATACCCGTGATTCTCCGGATGCCACCGCATGA
- a CDS encoding tyrosine phosphatase family protein encodes MSTIVVCPLASIAETAVRHGAREMVSLIAEKQDFHRPGVIRAERHLKLQMNDIGFAGTGGLIAPSEKHVAELIGFVRQWDQSAPLIVHCWMGVSRSPAAAAIAILALNPQEDDLDLARRLRKAAPHATPNTRLIEIGDQMLGRGGRLIAAMKSIGRGAETDGRASFSIEVIQQTSPNG; translated from the coding sequence GTGAGCACCATCGTCGTCTGCCCGCTTGCCAGCATTGCCGAGACTGCCGTTCGCCATGGCGCGCGCGAAATGGTCAGCCTGATCGCCGAAAAGCAGGATTTTCACCGGCCGGGCGTGATCCGTGCCGAGCGGCACCTGAAGCTTCAAATGAACGATATCGGCTTTGCCGGCACCGGCGGGCTGATTGCGCCGAGCGAAAAACACGTGGCCGAGCTGATCGGCTTCGTGCGCCAGTGGGATCAGTCGGCACCGCTTATCGTGCATTGCTGGATGGGCGTTTCCCGCTCGCCGGCCGCGGCAGCGATTGCCATCCTGGCGCTCAATCCGCAGGAGGACGATCTCGACCTTGCGCGCCGGCTGCGCAAGGCAGCGCCGCATGCGACACCCAATACGCGGCTGATCGAGATCGGCGACCAGATGCTCGGACGCGGTGGACGATTGATCGCCGCGATGAAATCGATCGGCCGTGGTGCGGAGACCGATGGCCGGGCATCGTTTTCAATAGAAGTGATTCAACAGACTTCGCCAAACGGTTGA
- a CDS encoding folate-binding protein YgfZ translates to MTHAYLATRRLIHVGGNDARDFLHALITTDVEGLPDHEARPGALLTPQGKILFDFLIWKVQDGFVIETDESQRDALLKRLTMYKLRAAVVLSALPEEGVTVFWGAEAGNGAIVDGGFAKAGIALSRTIGRLAEGDASAYQALRIAAGLAVSGEDFALQDAFPHDVLLDKSGGLSFKKGCYVGQEVVSRMQHRGTARRRVATVTAESPLPASGTEITAGGKPVGTLGSVSDNSALAIVRIDRVGDAIAHGVPLLAGETPVSIMLPGWTGLTFPAEAEGAEP, encoded by the coding sequence ATGACACATGCCTATCTTGCGACCCGGCGCCTGATCCATGTTGGCGGCAATGATGCGCGGGATTTTCTGCACGCGCTGATCACCACGGATGTCGAAGGGCTCCCCGACCATGAAGCCCGGCCGGGTGCGCTTTTGACGCCGCAGGGCAAGATCCTGTTCGATTTCCTGATCTGGAAAGTGCAGGACGGGTTCGTCATCGAGACCGACGAGAGCCAGCGGGATGCGCTCCTCAAACGGCTGACCATGTACAAGCTGCGCGCCGCCGTGGTGCTTTCGGCCCTGCCCGAGGAAGGTGTCACCGTATTCTGGGGCGCCGAAGCTGGAAACGGCGCGATCGTCGATGGCGGCTTTGCCAAAGCGGGCATTGCCCTGTCGCGGACCATTGGCCGCCTCGCCGAGGGCGATGCATCCGCCTATCAGGCGCTCCGGATCGCGGCGGGGCTTGCCGTCTCCGGCGAGGATTTCGCCCTGCAGGATGCGTTTCCGCATGATGTTCTGCTCGACAAGTCCGGTGGGCTTTCCTTCAAGAAGGGCTGCTATGTTGGGCAGGAGGTCGTCTCGCGCATGCAGCATCGCGGCACTGCGCGGCGGAGGGTCGCGACCGTCACGGCCGAGAGCCCCCTGCCCGCCTCCGGCACCGAGATCACCGCCGGCGGCAAGCCGGTCGGCACGCTCGGTTCGGTGTCCGACAATTCGGCGCTTGCGATCGTCAGGATCGACCGGGTGGGCGATGCGATCGCCCATGGCGTGCCGCTGCTGGCCGGCGAAACGCCGGTCTCCATCATGCTGCCCGGCTGGACCGGGCTGACCTTCCCGGCAGAGGCGGAAGGGGCCGAGCCTTGA
- a CDS encoding iron-siderophore ABC transporter substrate-binding protein, which produces MHSSVPFSRRALMKAAAALAATSATPLTAFSQTTPAAAPAPASATPAPAPTPASASAATGPRTATLDWAHLETLLALGSNVVAAPELKQFREVAVEPVVPDGVADLGLRGTPNLETLSFAKPDLIFNSNYYAWADKQLSGIAPVKNLAIYVPGEDPFVMATRATVAIGEAIGVKTALSYVKGVNHRLDELRQSLADGDGRPVLLINLGDARHYRVFGSDSMFGSVLTRLGLDNAWPGATAYSATAPIGIETLAQMPDAWIVMIPPSPADALAELKDGAFWNALPAVKEKRVISIDPVNPYGALPAARRFAEELSKGLIDGWNG; this is translated from the coding sequence TTGCATTCTTCCGTCCCGTTCTCCCGCAGGGCCCTGATGAAGGCTGCGGCAGCACTTGCCGCCACATCCGCGACCCCGCTCACCGCGTTTTCCCAAACCACTCCCGCGGCTGCCCCTGCCCCCGCTTCCGCTACCCCTGCTCCTGCCCCAACGCCTGCCTCTGCCTCTGCCGCCACTGGCCCGCGCACGGCAACGCTCGACTGGGCGCATCTGGAAACGCTCCTGGCGCTCGGCTCGAATGTCGTTGCGGCTCCGGAACTGAAACAGTTCCGCGAGGTGGCGGTCGAACCCGTCGTCCCGGATGGCGTTGCCGATCTCGGCCTGCGCGGCACGCCCAACCTCGAGACACTGTCCTTTGCCAAGCCGGACCTGATCTTCAACTCCAATTATTATGCCTGGGCCGACAAGCAGCTTTCGGGCATCGCGCCGGTCAAGAATCTCGCCATCTATGTGCCCGGCGAAGACCCGTTCGTCATGGCGACACGGGCAACCGTTGCGATCGGCGAGGCCATCGGGGTGAAGACCGCGCTCTCCTATGTGAAAGGCGTCAACCACCGGCTGGACGAGCTCCGGCAATCGCTGGCTGATGGCGACGGGCGGCCGGTGCTCTTGATCAATCTCGGCGATGCGCGCCACTACCGGGTGTTCGGGTCGGACAGCATGTTCGGCTCGGTTCTGACACGGCTCGGGCTCGACAATGCCTGGCCGGGTGCCACCGCCTATTCGGCAACCGCCCCGATCGGTATCGAGACGCTGGCGCAGATGCCGGACGCCTGGATCGTGATGATCCCGCCAAGCCCCGCCGATGCGCTTGCCGAGCTCAAGGATGGCGCCTTCTGGAATGCGCTGCCGGCGGTGAAGGAAAAGCGCGTCATCTCGATCGATCCGGTCAATCCCTATGGCGCGCTTCCAGCGGCGCGGCGGTTTGCCGAAGAACTGTCGAAAGGTCTGATCGATGGCTGGAACGGCTAG
- the fhuB gene encoding Fe(3+)-hydroxamate ABC transporter permease FhuB yields MAGTASLAARPSPPARPALSVGLIAAACVAMLALLVLTRPTVPGNPTTSAMLGEILLWNSLLPRSAIALISGAALGLAGALLQRVLRNPIADASTLGIAAGAQLAMVAALSFLPLLAGFSREMVAFAGGLLAVFLVLALSWRRAFDPVTVAVSGLIVSMIAASATITLILARGEYAMSVSIWGAGALNQQDWHGVISLLPRLAAGAVIAVVLVRPLNVLALDDASARSLGMSIMALRLAILLLSVWLAASVTATVGVIGFLGLAAPAIARRLGARTTGQVLVAAPFAGAALLFLTDGLSQLLGPGFNDLAPAGAATALMGGPVLLALLPRLHASSPVTADASPAEKRLSRPTFWIIALAVAIALVMLAALTIGPSPSGIALSIGQQLSELIPFRLPRILAAGGAGALLGASGFIMQRVTGNPIASPEVLGVSAGGGAGLAVTLIIVGFASPMQMLAGMAIGALVVFAIMIAIAARGELSPERLLLSGIAVSAISMALVTMVIAQGDIRSFMLLTWMAGSTNRAGTFEAYTALGALAVFTLPLLFMGRWLTILPLGGVISKEVGIGLTAARLALAVLSALMTAVASFLVGPLSLAGLVAPHLSRLIGFSGARQQLFASLMIGAAMLILADWLSRVVIYPYQVPVGVFAALIGGPYLLWLLARMEKRS; encoded by the coding sequence ATGGCTGGAACGGCTAGTCTCGCCGCCCGGCCCTCACCGCCCGCGCGCCCTGCCCTGTCGGTCGGTCTGATTGCCGCTGCCTGCGTGGCGATGCTGGCGCTTCTCGTCCTGACGCGCCCGACCGTGCCGGGCAACCCCACCACGTCGGCCATGCTCGGCGAGATCCTGTTGTGGAACAGCCTACTGCCGCGGTCGGCCATCGCGCTGATCTCCGGGGCGGCCCTCGGCCTTGCCGGCGCGCTTCTGCAGCGGGTGCTGCGCAATCCGATCGCCGATGCCTCGACGCTCGGGATTGCCGCGGGCGCCCAGCTTGCCATGGTCGCGGCGCTGAGTTTCCTGCCACTGCTTGCCGGGTTTTCGCGCGAGATGGTGGCGTTTGCCGGCGGGCTTTTGGCCGTTTTCCTCGTTCTCGCCCTGTCATGGCGGCGGGCCTTCGATCCGGTGACGGTGGCGGTGTCGGGGCTGATCGTCAGCATGATCGCTGCTTCCGCCACCATCACTCTCATCCTGGCGCGCGGCGAATATGCCATGTCTGTCAGCATCTGGGGGGCCGGGGCGCTCAACCAGCAGGACTGGCATGGCGTGATCTCGCTTTTGCCACGGCTCGCAGCTGGTGCCGTGATCGCCGTCGTCCTCGTGCGGCCGCTCAATGTTCTGGCGCTCGACGATGCGAGCGCCAGGAGCCTCGGCATGTCGATCATGGCCCTCCGGCTGGCGATCCTTCTTCTGTCCGTCTGGCTTGCCGCCTCGGTAACGGCCACCGTCGGCGTGATCGGTTTTCTCGGGCTGGCGGCACCGGCGATCGCCAGACGTCTCGGCGCGCGCACGACCGGCCAGGTGCTGGTGGCAGCACCTTTTGCCGGTGCTGCCCTGCTGTTCCTCACCGACGGGCTGAGCCAGTTGCTCGGGCCGGGCTTCAACGATCTTGCTCCAGCGGGCGCTGCCACCGCGCTGATGGGCGGGCCGGTTCTTCTGGCGCTTTTGCCGCGGCTGCATGCCAGCTCTCCCGTCACCGCCGACGCCTCGCCCGCCGAAAAAAGGCTATCGCGCCCGACCTTCTGGATCATCGCACTTGCCGTCGCCATCGCGCTCGTCATGCTCGCGGCACTGACGATCGGCCCATCGCCGTCCGGCATCGCCCTTTCCATCGGGCAGCAATTGTCCGAACTCATCCCCTTCCGGTTGCCGCGCATTCTGGCGGCGGGCGGGGCCGGCGCGCTGCTCGGCGCCTCCGGCTTCATCATGCAGCGGGTCACCGGCAATCCGATCGCCAGTCCCGAAGTGCTGGGCGTTTCGGCCGGCGGCGGCGCGGGCCTTGCGGTGACGCTGATCATCGTCGGGTTCGCCTCGCCGATGCAGATGCTTGCCGGCATGGCGATCGGCGCGCTCGTCGTCTTTGCCATCATGATCGCGATCGCAGCGCGGGGAGAACTTTCTCCCGAGCGGCTGCTGCTTTCCGGTATTGCGGTGAGCGCCATCTCCATGGCGCTGGTGACGATGGTGATCGCCCAGGGCGACATCCGATCCTTCATGCTTCTAACCTGGATGGCGGGCTCGACCAACCGGGCAGGCACTTTCGAGGCCTATACGGCGCTTGGCGCACTGGCCGTCTTCACCCTGCCGCTCCTGTTCATGGGGCGCTGGCTGACCATCCTGCCGCTCGGCGGCGTGATCTCGAAGGAGGTCGGCATCGGGCTTACGGCCGCGCGGCTGGCGCTGGCGGTCCTGTCGGCACTGATGACGGCTGTGGCGTCCTTCCTTGTTGGGCCGCTCAGCCTTGCCGGGCTCGTCGCACCGCATCTTTCCCGGCTGATCGGCTTTTCCGGCGCCCGCCAGCAGCTTTTTGCCTCGCTGATGATCGGGGCGGCGATGCTGATCCTCGCCGACTGGCTGTCGCGCGTGGTCATCTATCCCTATCAGGTCCCGGTCGGTGTGTTTGCCGCACTGATCGGCGGGCCCTACCTTCTTTGGCTTCTCGCACGCATGGAGAAACGATCATGA
- a CDS encoding HD family hydrolase, which yields MLSGRRLDLLDPSALDVEISDIAHGLARVARWNGQTHGDHAFSVAQHCLVVEEIFRRCNADAGADALQMTLLHDAPEYVIGDMISPFKAVVGGGYKTVEARLEAAIHMRFGLPPHPAKDLKVLIKKADTIAAYFEATELAGFTTAEARKIFGQPRGITREMLPLSPLSAIEAQALFMTRFEAIEAERAKAAAS from the coding sequence ATGCTGTCCGGCCGCAGGCTCGACCTGCTCGATCCGTCGGCGCTCGATGTGGAAATCTCCGACATCGCCCACGGGCTTGCCCGCGTCGCCCGCTGGAACGGCCAGACGCATGGCGACCATGCGTTTTCCGTCGCCCAGCATTGCCTTGTGGTGGAAGAGATCTTTCGCCGCTGCAATGCCGATGCCGGTGCCGACGCGCTGCAGATGACGCTGCTGCACGACGCCCCGGAATATGTGATCGGCGACATGATCTCGCCGTTCAAGGCGGTGGTCGGCGGCGGCTACAAGACGGTCGAGGCGCGGCTGGAGGCGGCCATCCATATGCGTTTCGGCCTGCCGCCGCATCCGGCCAAAGACCTCAAGGTGTTGATCAAGAAGGCCGATACGATCGCCGCCTATTTCGAGGCGACCGAGCTTGCCGGTTTCACCACGGCGGAAGCCCGCAAGATCTTTGGCCAGCCGCGCGGGATTACCCGCGAAATGCTGCCGCTTTCGCCGCTTTCGGCCATCGAGGCACAGGCCCTGTTCATGACCCGGTTCGAGGCGATCGAGGCGGAACGAGCGAAGGCGGCCGCCTCGTGA
- a CDS encoding mechanosensitive ion channel family protein, whose protein sequence is MDQASEFVVATRTALAQLMALAVQYSFSVVGAVILLIIGWVVAGLLGRWVYNGLSHINGIDATLSQFFSNIVRYAALILVVVMVLGQFGVQTASILAALGAIGLAVGLALQGTLQNIAAGIMLLVLRPFRVGESIETGTVSGTVVDVGLFATELRTAEGVYRLAPNSTLWNVPITNYSRLATRRHEITISITADDDVAQTEDQLLRLATADERVLKSPAPSAFISEFDTASARVTLRYWISGKQWWEVSRDMTKAVKEAFHTVPDETPAEATMEAPTGASA, encoded by the coding sequence ATGGATCAGGCTTCCGAATTCGTCGTCGCGACACGAACGGCGCTTGCTCAATTGATGGCGCTTGCCGTCCAATATTCCTTCTCCGTTGTCGGTGCGGTCATTCTTCTCATCATCGGCTGGGTGGTTGCCGGGCTTCTGGGCCGCTGGGTCTATAACGGCCTGTCGCATATCAACGGCATCGATGCGACGCTGTCGCAGTTCTTCTCCAATATCGTGCGCTATGCGGCGCTGATCCTCGTCGTGGTGATGGTGCTCGGCCAGTTCGGCGTGCAGACAGCCTCGATCCTCGCAGCGCTCGGCGCAATCGGCCTTGCGGTCGGTCTGGCGCTTCAGGGCACGCTGCAGAATATCGCCGCCGGCATCATGCTGCTGGTGCTGCGCCCCTTCCGCGTCGGCGAAAGCATCGAGACGGGTACGGTCAGCGGCACGGTTGTCGATGTCGGGCTTTTCGCCACCGAGCTTCGCACGGCCGAAGGCGTCTATCGGCTGGCGCCGAATTCGACGCTGTGGAACGTGCCGATCACCAATTACAGCCGGCTTGCGACCCGCCGTCACGAGATCACCATTTCGATCACGGCCGACGACGATGTGGCGCAGACCGAAGACCAGCTGCTGCGGCTTGCCACGGCAGACGAGCGGGTGCTGAAATCGCCGGCACCGAGCGCCTTCATTTCTGAATTCGATACAGCCAGCGCAAGGGTGACGCTGCGCTACTGGATCAGCGGCAAGCAATGGTGGGAGGTGAGCCGCGACATGACCAAGGCAGTCAAGGAGGCTTTCCACACGGTACCCGACGAGACACCGGCGGAAGCGACTATGGAAGCCCCCACGGGAGCGTCTGCCTGA